In Phyllopteryx taeniolatus isolate TA_2022b chromosome 6, UOR_Ptae_1.2, whole genome shotgun sequence, one genomic interval encodes:
- the LOC133479796 gene encoding focal adhesion kinase 1-like isoform X5 encodes MENNGCIPLCWSKGVCIYAQHPLPKYDGQLAPVRTSESGMATSSYLEPNLNHSAASGCGVKSRSGVSGGTGVGTSGSAGGLERTPGSLDRVLKIFHYFETNSEPSTWASNIRHGDATDVRGVIQKIAEIHKLRCVTSLGLRLTHLHTDARHWLHPDLGVCHVREKYEKQHPQEEWRYELRMRYFPKGYLSHFSEDKPSLNYLYHQVKSDYMQHIADQVDQEVALKLGCLEIRRFFREMPGNALDKKSNYELLEKDVGLRRFFPKSLLDSLKAKTLRKHIQQTFKQFANLNDEQSIHKFFEIISPIYHFDKECFKCALGSSWVISVELAIGPEEGISYLTDKGSMPTHLANFNQVQSIQYSPLEEKDRKGMLQLNVAGAPEPLTVTTASLTTAENMADLIDGYCRLFSSTSHSFIVRVHKEGDRALPSIPKVSNHERRMEKRMDGVRTRAVCVSETDDYAEIIDEEDTYTMPSTQDYEIQRDCIELGRCIGEGQFGDVHQGVYISPENPALSVAVKTCKNSTSDSVREKFLQEALTMRQFDHPHIVKLMGVITENPVWIIMELCTLGELRSFLQVRKYSLDLATLILYSYQLSTALAYLESKRFVHRDIAARNVLVSTVDCVKLGDFGLSRYMEDSSYYKASKGKLPIKWMAPESINFRRFTTASDVWMFGVCMWEILMFGIKPFQGVKNNDVIGRIENGERLAMPPQCPPTLYSLMTKCWSYDPSKRPRFNELKTQLSTILEEEKAQQKERNRMEMRRQVTVSWDSGGSDEAPPKPSHRPSLQSTFSLDCLSASSPPHHCHQNQHFGSQLSLCLGNPPPSSTCYSSPIPPPMSSLVYSHQCSAFPSEAPLLHSKTCHSCCFSQRHTNPESSFHLRSHAEFSPRPTNSGSLPDGSCAHKTNPATDDHRPCSNQSNANSSHPLIRHLTQLPSLPSPYSQSCIFSDTWAFNLQNAKFKTNSQSETARLPRCLTHLTVHLQPASNLQPQCGRPLPPQLVLPHLDKLIPVPSVCNPYSNTLHPPEQRPGPPLTTHTSCLTSCTLPAHTPLKPSRPGYPSPRSSEGYFPSAQHPGHYQMAGYPGPHTLPSVPSALYPPQAAVLETHHAHTHPRHHVHAHSHVQHLPQPHGQDMAHWGSAMEDRAIDTQLCVGQQCLLMEEQLMIQQQQMEEDQRWLEQEERLLKPENRSSRGSLDRDDGGLQPPTGNQHIYQPVGKAELVAPPKKPPRPGAQSQGCSLAGLNTADSYNDGVKLQPQEISPPPTANLDRSNDKVYENVTGLVKAVIEMSSKIQPAPPEEYVPMVKDVGLALRTLLATVDETLPQLPASTHREIEMAQKLLNSDLAELIGKMKLAQQYVMTSLQQDYKKQMLTAAHALAVDAKNLLDVIDQSRLKMMAQPRPH; translated from the exons AATATGACGGCCAGTTAGCCCCAGTAAGAACATCTGAGTCAGGCATGGCAACGTCTTCCTACTTGGAGCCGAACCTTAATCACTCCGCAGCAAGTGGGTGTGGAGTGAAATCCCGCTCCGGGGTTTCCGGTGGAACTGGTGTTGGTACCAGCGGCTCTGCTGGCGGTCTTGAGCGGACTCCAGGTTCTCTGGACAGGGTTCTGAAGATCTTCCACTACTTTGAGACAAATAGTGAACCCAGCACCTGGGCGAGTAATATCAGACATGGAGATGCTACGGACGTCAGG GGCGTCATTCAGAAGATAGCCGAAATCCACAAATTGCGCTGTGTCACTTCACTTGGCCTGCGTTTAACCCATCTGCACACAGACGCACGTCATTGGTTACATCCTGACTTGGGAGTCTGTCATGTCAGGGAGAAATATGAGAAACAGCACCCACAAGAGGAGTGGAG GTATGAGCTACGAATGCGCTACTTTCCTAAAGGTTACCTCAGTCATTTCTCAGAAGACAAACCCTCGCTCAACTACCTCTATCACCAG GTAAAGAGTGATTACATGCAACATATCGCCGATCAAGTGGATCAAGAGGTTGCTTTGAAACTAGGCTGTCTCGAAATAAG GCGTTTCTTCAGAGAGATGCCAGGAAATGCGCTTGACAAGAAATCCAACTATGAACTCCTAGA gaAAGATGTTGGTTTGAGAAGGTTCTTCCCCAAAAGCCTGCTGGACTCTCTAAAG GCAAAGACGCTTCGTAAGCATATCCAGCAGACGTTTAAGCAGTTCGCCAACCTCAACGATGAGCAGAGCATCCACAAGTTTTTTGAAATCATCTCTCCCATCTACCACTTCGACAAGGAGTGCTTCAAATGTGCATTAGGG TCCAGCTGGGTCATATCAGTAGAGTTAGCAATCGGACCAGAGGAAGGAATCAGCTACCTCACAGACAAGGGCTCAATG CCCACCCATCTAGCTAACTTCAACCAGGTTCAGTCCATCCAGTATTCACCCTTGGAGGAAAAGGACAGGAAAGGCATGCTGCAGCTCAACGTAGCAGGAGCTCCGGAG CCTCTCACAGTCACGACAGCTTCGCTGACTACAGCGGAAAACATGGCTGACCTGATTGACGGTTACTGTCGACTCTTCTCCTCAACGAGTCACTCCTTCATCGTCAGAGTCCACAAAG AGGGCGATAGAGCGCTACCATCCATCCCAAA GGTATCAAATCACGAGAGGCGGATGGAAAAACGGATGGACGGCGTACGAACCAGAGCGGTTTGTGTGTCAG AAACAGACGACTATGCTGAGATCATAGATGAGGAGGACACCTATACAATGCCTTCAA CACAGGACTATGAAATTCAACGGGATTGCATTGAACTGGGCCGCTGCATAGGTGAGGGTCAGTTTGGGGACgtccatcaaggagtctacatCAGCCCG GAAAACCCGGCATTGTCTGTGGCAGTAAAGACGTGTAAGAATTCAACATCGGACAGCGTCAGGGAGAAATTTCTCCAAGAAGCAT TAACCATGCGTCAGTTCGACCATCCTCACATTGTCAAGCTGATGGGCGTCATTACAGAGAATCCAGTCTGGATCATCATGGAGCTTTGCACACTTGGAGAG TTACGTTCTTTCCTGCAAGTGAGGAAGTACAGTCTAGACCTGGCCACTCTCATCCTGTACTCCTACCAGCTCAGCACGGCATTGGCCTACCTGGAGAGCAAACGCTTTGTGCACAG GGATATCGCAGCACGGAACGTCCTGGTATCAACTGTTGACTGTGTGAAGCTGGGTGACTTTGGTCTGTCAAGGTACATGGAAGACAGTTCTTACTACAAGG CATCGAAGGGTAAGCTTCCCATTAAATGGATGGCTCCTGAGTCTATCAACTTTAGAAGATTTACCACAGCCAGTGATGTCTGGATGTTTG GTGTCTGTATGTGGGAAATTCTGATGTTTGGCATCAAGCCTTTCCAAGGTGTAAAAAACAACGACGTCATTGGGAGGATAGAGAATGGCGAACGACTGGCCATGCCCCCTCAATGCCCTCCTACCCTGTACAGCTTGATGACCAAGTGTTGGTCGTATGATCCTAGCAAGAGGCCGCGCTTCAATGAACTGAAAACCCAGCTCAG TACCATACTAGAGGAGGAGAAGGCCCAACAGAAGGAGAGGAACAGGATGGAGATGAGGAGGCAGGTCACTGTATCTTGGGACTCGGGAGGGTCCGATGAAGCGCCGCCAAAG CCCAGTCATCGTCCTTCCTTGCAGTCCACCTTCAGTTTGGATTGTCTGTCTGCTTCCTCTCCTCCTCACCATTGCCATCAAAACCAGCACTTTGGCTCACAGCTTTCCCTCTGCCTCGGAAACCCTCCTCCTTCATCTACCTGCTACTCCTCTCCCATACCTCCTCCTATGTCATCACTCGTATATTCCCATCAGTGCTCCGCTTTTCCTTCCGAGGCACCTCTTTTACACAGCAAAACCTGTCACAGTTGCTGTTTCTCCCAGCGCCACACAAACCCAGAGTCCAGCTTCCACCTGCGGTCTCATGCTGAATTTAGTCCTCGACCTACAAATTCAGGGAGCCTGCCCGATGGCAGCTGCGCCCATAAAACAAATCCCGCTACTGACGACCACCGGCCCTGTTCGAACCAGTCAAACGCAAACAGCTCTCATCCCTTAATAAGACACTTAACTCAACTCCCTTCGCTTCCCAGCCCTTATTCTCAGAGTTGCATCTTCTCAGATACTTGGGCCTTCAACCTCCAGAACGCCAAATTCAAGACAAATTCTCAAAGTGAAACCGCTCGGTTGCCCCGCTGCCTAACTCATCTTACAGTCCACCTCCAACCTGCATCTAACCTCCAGCCCCAATGTGGGCGGCCGCTGCCACCCCAGCTCGTTCTCCCACACCTTGACAAACTAATCCCAGTGCCCTCTGTTTGCAATCCGTACAGCAATACCCTTCATCCACCCGAGCAAAGGCCAGGCCCTCCTTTAACTACCCACACATCTTGTCTCACCTCCTGCACGCTTCCCGCTCACACACCGTTAAAG CCTAGTAGACCAGGATACCCCAGTCCCCGCTCCAGTGAAGGCTATTTCCCCAGTGCTCAGCACCCTGGCCACTACCAG ATGGCGGGTTACCCCGGCCCTCACACGCTCCCGTCAGTGCCCAGTGCCCTTTACCCGCCGCAGGCCGCCGTGCTGGAGACGCATCACGCGCACACGCACCCGCGCCACCATGTCCACGCACACTCACATGTACAGCACCTCCCTCAGCCTCATGGGCAGGACATGGCACATTGGGGGTCAGCTATGGAG gaCAGGGCAATAGACACGCAGCTGTGTGTAGGCCAGCAGTGCCTGTTAATGGAGGAACAGCTGATGATACAGCAGCAGCAGATGGAGGAGGATCAGAGGTGGCTGGAGCAGGAGGAAAGGCTGCTG AAACCGGAAAACAGAAGTTCCCGAGGTAGTCTGGACCGAGATGACGGAGGACTCCAGCCACCA acGGGAAACCAACACATATACCAGCCCGTTGGCAAAGCAG AGCTTGTGGCCCCCCCAAAGAAACCACCACGACCTGGGGCCCAGAGCCAAGGGTGCAGTCTGGCCGGTCTGAACACTGCAGACAGCTACAATGACGGAGTGAAG CTACAGCCCCAAGAGATCAGCCCCCCTCCCACCGCCAATCTGGACCGCTCCAACGACAAGGTGTACGAGAACGTGACGGGCTTGGTCAAAGCTGTGATCGAGATGTCGAGCAAGATTCAGCCAGCTCCTCCCGAGGAGTACGTTCCCATGGTCAAG GATGTGGGCCTCGCGCTGAGGACGTTGCTGGCCACGGTCGACGAGACCCTGCCGCAACTTCCAGCCAGCACACACAGAGAG atcgAGATGGCGCAAAAGCTTTTGAACTCCGACTTGGCAGAGTTGATTGGGAAAATGAAGTTAGCTCAACAGTACGTGATGACCAG TCTTCAGCAAGACTATAAGAAGCAGATGCTCACCGCCGCTCACGCCCTCGCCGTGGACGCCAAAAATCTGCTGGATGTCATCGACCAATCCCGGCTCAAGATGATGGCCCAGCCCCGCCCGCACTAG
- the LOC133479796 gene encoding focal adhesion kinase 1-like isoform X7 produces the protein MENNGCIPLCWSKGVCIYAQHPLPKYDGQLAPVRTSESGMATSSYLEPNLNHSAASGCGVKSRSGVSGGTGVGTSGSAGGLERTPGSLDRVLKIFHYFETNSEPSTWASNIRHGDATDVRGVIQKIAEIHKLRCVTSLGLRLTHLHTDARHWLHPDLGVCHVREKYEKQHPQEEWRYELRMRYFPKGYLSHFSEDKPSLNYLYHQVKSDYMQHIADQVDQEVALKLGCLEIRRFFREMPGNALDKKSNYELLEKDVGLRRFFPKSLLDSLKAKTLRKHIQQTFKQFANLNDEQSIHKFFEIISPIYHFDKECFKCALGSSWVISVELAIGPEEGISYLTDKGSMPTHLANFNQVQSIQYSPLEEKDRKGMLQLNVAGAPEPLTVTTASLTTAENMADLIDGYCRLFSSTSHSFIVRVHKEGDRALPSIPKVSNHERRMEKRMDGVRTRAVCVSGHNSGDETDDYAEIIDEEDTYTMPSKYYGLDQAQDYEIQRDCIELGRCIGEGQFGDVHQGVYISPENPALSVAVKTCKNSTSDSVREKFLQEALTMRQFDHPHIVKLMGVITENPVWIIMELCTLGELRSFLQVRKYSLDLATLILYSYQLSTALAYLESKRFVHRDIAARNVLVSTVDCVKLGDFGLSRYMEDSSYYKASKGKLPIKWMAPESINFRRFTTASDVWMFGVCMWEILMFGIKPFQGVKNNDVIGRIENGERLAMPPQCPPTLYSLMTKCWSYDPSKRPRFNELKTQLSTILEEEKAQQKERNRMEMRRQVTVSWDSGGSDEAPPKPSHRPSLQSTFSLDCLSASSPPHHCHQNQHFGSQLSLCLGNPPPSSTCYSSPIPPPMSSLVYSHQCSAFPSEAPLLHSKTCHSCCFSQRHTNPESSFHLRSHAEFSPRPTNSGSLPDGSCAHKTNPATDDHRPCSNQSNANSSHPLIRHLTQLPSLPSPYSQSCIFSDTWAFNLQNAKFKTNSQSETARLPRCLTHLTVHLQPASNLQPQCGRPLPPQLVLPHLDKLIPVPSVCNPYSNTLHPPEQRPGPPLTTHTSCLTSCTLPAHTPLKPSRPGYPSPRSSEGYFPSAQHPGHYQMAGYPGPHTLPSVPSALYPPQAAVLETHHAHTHPRHHVHAHSHVQHLPQPHGQDMAHWGSAMEKPENRSSRGSLDRDDGGLQPPTGNQHIYQPVGKAELVAPPKKPPRPGAQSQGCSLAGLNTADSYNDGVKLQPQEISPPPTANLDRSNDKVYENVTGLVKAVIEMSSKIQPAPPEEYVPMVKDVGLALRTLLATVDETLPQLPASTHREIEMAQKLLNSDLAELIGKMKLAQQYVMTSLQQDYKKQMLTAAHALAVDAKNLLDVIDQSRLKMMAQPRPH, from the exons AATATGACGGCCAGTTAGCCCCAGTAAGAACATCTGAGTCAGGCATGGCAACGTCTTCCTACTTGGAGCCGAACCTTAATCACTCCGCAGCAAGTGGGTGTGGAGTGAAATCCCGCTCCGGGGTTTCCGGTGGAACTGGTGTTGGTACCAGCGGCTCTGCTGGCGGTCTTGAGCGGACTCCAGGTTCTCTGGACAGGGTTCTGAAGATCTTCCACTACTTTGAGACAAATAGTGAACCCAGCACCTGGGCGAGTAATATCAGACATGGAGATGCTACGGACGTCAGG GGCGTCATTCAGAAGATAGCCGAAATCCACAAATTGCGCTGTGTCACTTCACTTGGCCTGCGTTTAACCCATCTGCACACAGACGCACGTCATTGGTTACATCCTGACTTGGGAGTCTGTCATGTCAGGGAGAAATATGAGAAACAGCACCCACAAGAGGAGTGGAG GTATGAGCTACGAATGCGCTACTTTCCTAAAGGTTACCTCAGTCATTTCTCAGAAGACAAACCCTCGCTCAACTACCTCTATCACCAG GTAAAGAGTGATTACATGCAACATATCGCCGATCAAGTGGATCAAGAGGTTGCTTTGAAACTAGGCTGTCTCGAAATAAG GCGTTTCTTCAGAGAGATGCCAGGAAATGCGCTTGACAAGAAATCCAACTATGAACTCCTAGA gaAAGATGTTGGTTTGAGAAGGTTCTTCCCCAAAAGCCTGCTGGACTCTCTAAAG GCAAAGACGCTTCGTAAGCATATCCAGCAGACGTTTAAGCAGTTCGCCAACCTCAACGATGAGCAGAGCATCCACAAGTTTTTTGAAATCATCTCTCCCATCTACCACTTCGACAAGGAGTGCTTCAAATGTGCATTAGGG TCCAGCTGGGTCATATCAGTAGAGTTAGCAATCGGACCAGAGGAAGGAATCAGCTACCTCACAGACAAGGGCTCAATG CCCACCCATCTAGCTAACTTCAACCAGGTTCAGTCCATCCAGTATTCACCCTTGGAGGAAAAGGACAGGAAAGGCATGCTGCAGCTCAACGTAGCAGGAGCTCCGGAG CCTCTCACAGTCACGACAGCTTCGCTGACTACAGCGGAAAACATGGCTGACCTGATTGACGGTTACTGTCGACTCTTCTCCTCAACGAGTCACTCCTTCATCGTCAGAGTCCACAAAG AGGGCGATAGAGCGCTACCATCCATCCCAAA GGTATCAAATCACGAGAGGCGGATGGAAAAACGGATGGACGGCGTACGAACCAGAGCGGTTTGTGTGTCAG GGCACAATAGTGGCGATG AAACAGACGACTATGCTGAGATCATAGATGAGGAGGACACCTATACAATGCCTTCAA AATACTATGGACTAGATCAAG CACAGGACTATGAAATTCAACGGGATTGCATTGAACTGGGCCGCTGCATAGGTGAGGGTCAGTTTGGGGACgtccatcaaggagtctacatCAGCCCG GAAAACCCGGCATTGTCTGTGGCAGTAAAGACGTGTAAGAATTCAACATCGGACAGCGTCAGGGAGAAATTTCTCCAAGAAGCAT TAACCATGCGTCAGTTCGACCATCCTCACATTGTCAAGCTGATGGGCGTCATTACAGAGAATCCAGTCTGGATCATCATGGAGCTTTGCACACTTGGAGAG TTACGTTCTTTCCTGCAAGTGAGGAAGTACAGTCTAGACCTGGCCACTCTCATCCTGTACTCCTACCAGCTCAGCACGGCATTGGCCTACCTGGAGAGCAAACGCTTTGTGCACAG GGATATCGCAGCACGGAACGTCCTGGTATCAACTGTTGACTGTGTGAAGCTGGGTGACTTTGGTCTGTCAAGGTACATGGAAGACAGTTCTTACTACAAGG CATCGAAGGGTAAGCTTCCCATTAAATGGATGGCTCCTGAGTCTATCAACTTTAGAAGATTTACCACAGCCAGTGATGTCTGGATGTTTG GTGTCTGTATGTGGGAAATTCTGATGTTTGGCATCAAGCCTTTCCAAGGTGTAAAAAACAACGACGTCATTGGGAGGATAGAGAATGGCGAACGACTGGCCATGCCCCCTCAATGCCCTCCTACCCTGTACAGCTTGATGACCAAGTGTTGGTCGTATGATCCTAGCAAGAGGCCGCGCTTCAATGAACTGAAAACCCAGCTCAG TACCATACTAGAGGAGGAGAAGGCCCAACAGAAGGAGAGGAACAGGATGGAGATGAGGAGGCAGGTCACTGTATCTTGGGACTCGGGAGGGTCCGATGAAGCGCCGCCAAAG CCCAGTCATCGTCCTTCCTTGCAGTCCACCTTCAGTTTGGATTGTCTGTCTGCTTCCTCTCCTCCTCACCATTGCCATCAAAACCAGCACTTTGGCTCACAGCTTTCCCTCTGCCTCGGAAACCCTCCTCCTTCATCTACCTGCTACTCCTCTCCCATACCTCCTCCTATGTCATCACTCGTATATTCCCATCAGTGCTCCGCTTTTCCTTCCGAGGCACCTCTTTTACACAGCAAAACCTGTCACAGTTGCTGTTTCTCCCAGCGCCACACAAACCCAGAGTCCAGCTTCCACCTGCGGTCTCATGCTGAATTTAGTCCTCGACCTACAAATTCAGGGAGCCTGCCCGATGGCAGCTGCGCCCATAAAACAAATCCCGCTACTGACGACCACCGGCCCTGTTCGAACCAGTCAAACGCAAACAGCTCTCATCCCTTAATAAGACACTTAACTCAACTCCCTTCGCTTCCCAGCCCTTATTCTCAGAGTTGCATCTTCTCAGATACTTGGGCCTTCAACCTCCAGAACGCCAAATTCAAGACAAATTCTCAAAGTGAAACCGCTCGGTTGCCCCGCTGCCTAACTCATCTTACAGTCCACCTCCAACCTGCATCTAACCTCCAGCCCCAATGTGGGCGGCCGCTGCCACCCCAGCTCGTTCTCCCACACCTTGACAAACTAATCCCAGTGCCCTCTGTTTGCAATCCGTACAGCAATACCCTTCATCCACCCGAGCAAAGGCCAGGCCCTCCTTTAACTACCCACACATCTTGTCTCACCTCCTGCACGCTTCCCGCTCACACACCGTTAAAG CCTAGTAGACCAGGATACCCCAGTCCCCGCTCCAGTGAAGGCTATTTCCCCAGTGCTCAGCACCCTGGCCACTACCAG ATGGCGGGTTACCCCGGCCCTCACACGCTCCCGTCAGTGCCCAGTGCCCTTTACCCGCCGCAGGCCGCCGTGCTGGAGACGCATCACGCGCACACGCACCCGCGCCACCATGTCCACGCACACTCACATGTACAGCACCTCCCTCAGCCTCATGGGCAGGACATGGCACATTGGGGGTCAGCTATGGAG AAACCGGAAAACAGAAGTTCCCGAGGTAGTCTGGACCGAGATGACGGAGGACTCCAGCCACCA acGGGAAACCAACACATATACCAGCCCGTTGGCAAAGCAG AGCTTGTGGCCCCCCCAAAGAAACCACCACGACCTGGGGCCCAGAGCCAAGGGTGCAGTCTGGCCGGTCTGAACACTGCAGACAGCTACAATGACGGAGTGAAG CTACAGCCCCAAGAGATCAGCCCCCCTCCCACCGCCAATCTGGACCGCTCCAACGACAAGGTGTACGAGAACGTGACGGGCTTGGTCAAAGCTGTGATCGAGATGTCGAGCAAGATTCAGCCAGCTCCTCCCGAGGAGTACGTTCCCATGGTCAAG GATGTGGGCCTCGCGCTGAGGACGTTGCTGGCCACGGTCGACGAGACCCTGCCGCAACTTCCAGCCAGCACACACAGAGAG atcgAGATGGCGCAAAAGCTTTTGAACTCCGACTTGGCAGAGTTGATTGGGAAAATGAAGTTAGCTCAACAGTACGTGATGACCAG TCTTCAGCAAGACTATAAGAAGCAGATGCTCACCGCCGCTCACGCCCTCGCCGTGGACGCCAAAAATCTGCTGGATGTCATCGACCAATCCCGGCTCAAGATGATGGCCCAGCCCCGCCCGCACTAG